The bacterium genome includes the window GTCACGGGAAGGTTTATCGTTTAATACATCACGCCAATCCAAGGTTCGTGTTAGCGTCTCAATCTCTTCGACGGACATGCCGGCTGCGAACAGGCCGCCGGCAATTGCCCCCATGCTTGTCCCCGCAATATAATCCACGGGTATGCGTAATTCTTTAAGGACATTCAGGACACCGACGTGAGCCAGACCGCGGGCTCCGCCGCCGCCGAGAACCAAACCGATTTTCGGGCGAGGCATTGGTTCAGGGAAATCGCCGGCTCGAAGATCAGACGTCTGTATAATACATACTATGAGGATACAGCCTAGAATTGGGGTAATATGGGCAGACATGATACAATGATAGTTTGCAAAAAATCGATTTAATCAGGACGGCTGAATTTAGCCATTTAATTAAAATAAAACCAAACAAAAATGCGGCAATAACCCATTGGATAAGTGAGTATTGCATTGATTAGGGCACACTGGTTTGAAAACTATTCGTAGCGAAGGGCATCGATCACATGCGAATTTGCGGCTTTCCAGGCGGGATAAAATCCGAAGAAAATTCCAATGGCCACCGAAAGGCCGAAACTGAGGAGAATCGACTCCGAAGTAATAACGACCGACCACCCGGCATTGTACTGTAGGAATAGAGCAGCGCCTGTTCCGGCGAGTATACCGATACATCCGCCCAGCAAACAGATCATAAGTGCTTCGATAAGAAACTGCGCTAAAATATCGCGACGTTTGGCGCCGATGGCTTTTCGAATTCCGATTTCTTTAGTGCGTTCCGTAACGGAGACGACCATGATATTCATAATACCAATACCGCCGACGATCAGGGAAATGGCTGCAATAGATGCAAGAAGAAGCGACAACGTCGCGCTCGTTTCCTGCGCGGTAGCCACGATATCCGACATATTACGGATGCTGAAATCATTTTCCTGGTCGGAGCGGAGGCGATGCTGACGGCGTAACGTGCGTTCGATATCAAACGTCACTTCCTCCTGAGGCGCCTGGTCTTTAAACATGACAGCAATGGAATTAACATAGTCTAACCCAAACAACCGCAGTTGAGCGGTGGTCAGGGGGATAACGATCTGATCGTCCTGATCCTGCATGCCGGTGGAGCCTTTTTTCTCGAACTGTCCGATGACGTGAAAGTTCTGGTTGTTTATCCTTATAGTTTGTCCGACCGGTGAGGTTCGCTCAAATATCTGGTCTGCAACGGTCTGGCCGACTACGGCAACTTTCGCTTTTGCGCGCAGTTCATCTTCGTTAAAAAAACGGCCTTTAGCCAGAGTGTAATTGCGAA containing:
- a CDS encoding FtsX-like permease family protein — translated: MNFWESILTAYMALRSNRLRSLLTMLGIIIGVGAVITMVAIGEGSRRRINERMKNLGTNLLIVRPGAQSVGRTVLAAGSSITLTTEDGDAIKARSEWVQDFSPELSRNSQIKFENKNVNSSVIGASTSYPRVRNYTLAKGRFFNEDELRAKAKVAVVGQTVADQIFERTSPVGQTIRINNQNFHVIGQFEKKGSTGMQDQDDQIVIPLTTAQLRLFGLDYVNSIAVMFKDQAPQEEVTFDIERTLRRQHRLRSDQENDFSIRNMSDIVATAQETSATLSLLLASIAAISLIVGGIGIMNIMVVSVTERTKEIGIRKAIGAKRRDILAQFLIEALMICLLGGCIGILAGTGAALFLQYNAGWSVVITSESILLSFGLSVAIGIFFGFYPAWKAANSHVIDALRYE